In a genomic window of Trichoderma atroviride chromosome 4, complete sequence:
- a CDS encoding uncharacterized protein (EggNog:ENOG41~SECRETED:SignalP(1-28)), producing the protein MRSSVYVQGAAAFFSLFTLGSAAADCYAHDDASIPSFSVSDGRKLQNEIAGNKFDPQLDFPFLIEASHTASFSMGSARACLANTYSWQNTHIDQNDLRFAVQSILDECDRNDGTSKGGKIQVTGDTGLVLDVVVKDVALEC; encoded by the exons ATGCGCTCTTCAGTCTACGTCcagggagctgctgctttcttctccctcttcacTCTGGGCTCTGCGGCCGCCGATTGCTACGCGCACGATGATGCCTCCATTCCTAGCTTTTCCGTCTCCGATGGGAGAAAACTACAAAACGAGATTGCCGGCAACAAGTTCGACCCTCAGCTAGACTTCCCCTTCCTCATCGAGGCTTCACATACCGCCAGCTTCAGCATGGGCAGCGCCAGGGCTTGTCTCGCCAACACCTACTCATGGCAAAACACGCACATTGACCAGAATGACCTGCGTTTTGCCGTACAGAGCATTCTGGATGAGTGTGATCGCAACGATGGCACTTCCAAGGG TGGCAAGATCCAGGTTACTGGCGACACCGGCCTTGTGCTCGACGTTGTCGTCAAAGACGTTGCTCTCGAATGCTAA
- a CDS encoding uncharacterized protein (EggNog:ENOG41), giving the protein MAMLGTSSRSSISSNLVTESTMTDMVPRRAPSFRPETSLADNTWTVTDFSMLEEEETNPLHSHWETAVVQKPRDSLRGADRLVQDLLAARARLEEEKEKVAIKDAEIAKLREKLAQLVDEHHDHRQRSITAVTKEQQVGRIRVLQPALDEEVNELRRLLEFHKSNGERVSRQCQDLQATNKDLQVSLQATEKILEEQTALISGLGLQPNRRKL; this is encoded by the coding sequence ATGGCTATGCTAGGCACCTCATCCCGCTCGTCAATCTCCTCGAACCTTGTTACCGAGTCTACCATGACAGACATGGTTCCCAGACGCGCGCCTTCTTTTCGACCTGAGACTTCCCTCGCTGATAACACTTGGACAGTGACAGATTTTTCAAtgcttgaagaggaggagaccAATCCTTTGCACTCTCACTGGGAAACGGCAGTGGTTCAGAAGCCCCGAGATAGTCTTCGCGGAGCCGACAGACTGGTACAAGATTTGCTGGCTGCTCGAGCGCGCCtagaggaagaaaaggaaaaggttGCGATAAAGGATGCTGAGATTGCAAAACTACGTGAAAAGTTGGCACAACTCGTGGACGAACATCACGACCATCGCCAAAGGAGCATCACGGCGGTAACAAAGGAACAGCAAGTTGGACGAATCAGGGTGTTGCAGCCAGCTCTCGATGAGGAAGTCAATGAGCTGCGGAGGCTTTTGGAATTTCACAAAAGTAACGGAGAACGAGTATCGAGGCAATGTCAAGATTTGCAGGCCACCAACAAGGACCTTCAGGTCTCGCTGCAGGCCACCGAAAAGATACTTGAGGAACAGACGGCACTGATTTCGGGGTTGGGGTTACAGCCGAATCGCAGGAAGCTTTGA